A window of the Hypomesus transpacificus isolate Combined female chromosome 22, fHypTra1, whole genome shotgun sequence genome harbors these coding sequences:
- the LOC124484411 gene encoding uncharacterized protein LOC124484411, whose protein sequence is MNVLTSEHFYCASILSLDADTKNIYTDFILRDQSELGGKDGTTHYPCPANSASKNVSTKSHNNRGCLHNTRFKNCNYGADHWKCDIICHCYFTSVQRVSYFTIFECDVTSIRYICHNTFTQYNFASGQHLSYITIFEYSVASIKCICHINFAQYNLTFSQHLSYISTFEYSIASIQCICHITFTQYNVTSGQHLSCITTFEYSVTSIKCICHIPFTQYNLTSSQHLSYITIFAYNVASIKCICHITFPQYNFTSGQHLSYITIFEHNVASIKCICHITFPQYNLDSGQHLSYITTFEYSVTTIKCICHITFTQYNVTSGQHLSCITTFEYSVTSIKSICHITFTQYNLTSSQHLSYITIFAYNVASIKCICHITFPQYNFTSGQHLSYITIFEHNVSSIKCICHITFPQYNLDSGQHLSYITTFEYSLATIKCICHITFNQYNVTSGQHLSCITTFEYSVTSIKSICHITFTQYNLTSSQHLSYITIFAYNVASIKCIFHITFPQYNFTSGQHLSYITIFEHNVASIKCICHITFPRYNLDSGQHLSYITTFEYSVTSIKSICHITFTQYNLTSSQHLSYITIFAYNVASIKCICHITFPQYNFTSGQHLSYITIFEHNVASIKCICHITFPQYNLNSGQHLSYITTFEYSVTTIKCICHITFTQYNVTSGQHLSCISTFEYSVTSIKSICHITFTQYNLTSSQHLSYITIFAYNVASIKCICHITFPQYNFTSGQHLSCITTFEYSVTSIKCICHINFAQYNLTFSQHLSYISTFEYSIASIQCICHITFTQYNVTSGQHLSCITTFEYSVTSIKCICHIPFTQYNLTSSQHLSYITIFAYNVASIKCICHITFPQYNFTSGQHLSYITIFEHNVASIKCICHITFPQYNLDSGQHLSYITTFEYSVTTIKCICHITFTQYNVTSGQHLSCITTFEYSVTSIKSICHITFPQYNLTSGQYLNNKYFSHITSAECNFLSCLCAFKPHDIHFSIHRCTNHNHNSSPTSSRSQIRVQTGATIFRGPEEYILSKVPIVGKSSNHCTQQCLQKQIWIQLQSH, encoded by the exons ATGAATGTTCTA ACCTCAGAACACTTTTATTGTGCATCAATTTTGTCACTGGATGCTGATACTAAAAACATATACACAGACTTTATTCTCAG AGACCAGAGTGAACTTGGCGGAAAGGATGGAACCACTCATTATCCTTGTCCTGCTAAcag CGCTAGCAAGAACGTCAGCACCAAATCCCACAACAACAG GGGTTGTCTCCACAACACAAGATTCAAGAACTGCAACTATGGTGCTGACCACTGGAAATGTGACATCATCTGTCACTGCTACTTCACCTCCGTTCAACGGGTCAGCTACTTCACCATCTTTGAATGCGACGTCACCTCCATCAGATATATCTGTCACAACACCTTCACTCAATATAACTTCGCCTCCGGCCAACATCTCAGCTATATCACCATCTTTGAATACAGCGTTGCCTCCATCAAATGTATCTGTCATATCAACTTCGCTCAATATAACCTCACCTTCAgccaacatctcagctacaTCTCCACCTTTGAATACAGCATCGCCTCCATCCAATGTATCTGCCATATCACCTTCACTCAATATAACGTCACCTCCGGCCAACATCTCAGCTGTATCACCACCTTTGAATACAGCGTCACCTCCATCAAATGTATCTGTCACATCCCCTTTACTCAATATAACCTCACCTCTAGCCAACATCTCAGTTACATCACCATCTTTGCATACAATGTTGCCTCCATCAAATGTATCTGCCACATCACTTTCCCTCAATATAACTTCACCTCCGGCCAACATCTCAGCTATATCACCATCTTTGAACACAATGTCGCCTCCATCAAATGTATCTGCCACATCACCTTCCCTCAATACAACCTCGACTCCGgccaacatctcagctacaTCACCACCTTTGAATACAGCGTCACCACCATCAAATGTATCTGCCACATCACCTTCACTCAATATAACGTCACCTCCGGCCAACATCTCAGCTGTATCACCACCTTTGAATACAGCGTCACCTCCATCAAAAGTATCTGTCACATCACCTTCACTCAATATAACCTCACCTCCAGCCAACATCTCAGTTACATCACCATCTTTGCATACAATGTTGCCTCCATCAAATGTATCTGCCACATCACTTTCCCTCAATATAACTTCACCTCCGGCCAACATCTCAGCTATATCACCATCTTTGAACACAATGTTTCCTCCATCAAATGTATCTGCCACATCACCTTCCCTCAATATAACCTCGACTCCGgccaacatctcagctacaTCACCACTTTTGAATACAGCCTCGCCACAATCAAATGTATCTGCCACATCACCTTCAATCAATATAACGTCACCTCCGGCCAACATCTCAGCTGTATCACCACCTTTGAATACAGCGTCACCTCCATCAAAAGTATCTGTCACATCACCTTCACTCAATATAACCTCACCTCCAGCCAACATCTCAGTTACATCACCATCTTTGCATACAATGTTGCCTCCATCAAATGTATCTTCCACATCACTTTCCCTCAATATAACTTCACCTCCGGCCAACATCTCAGCTATATCACCATCTTTGAACACAATGTCGCCTCCATCAAATGTATCTGCCACATCACCTTCCCTCGATATAACCTCGACTCCGgccaacatctcagctacaTCACCACCTTTGAATACAGCGTCACCTCCATCAAAAGTATCTGTCACATCACCTTCACTCAATATAACCTCACCTCCAGCCAACATCTCAGTTACATCACCATCTTTGCATACAATGTTGCCTCCATCAAATGTATCTGCCACATCACTTTCCCTCAATATAACTTCACCTCCGGCCAACATCTCAGCTATATCACCATCTTTGAACACAATGTCGCCTCCATCAAATGTATCTGCCACATCACCTTCCCTCAATATAACCTCAACTCCGGCCAACACCTCAGCTACATCACCACCTTTGAATACAGCGTCACCACCATCAAATGTATCTGCCACATCACCTTCACTCAATATAACGTCACCTCCGGCCAACATCTCAGCTGTATCAGCACCTTTGAATACAGCGTCACCTCCATCAAAAGTATCTGTCACATCACCTTCACTCAATATAACCTCACCTCCAGCCAACATCTCAGTTACATCACCATCTTTGCATACAATGTTGCCTCTATCAAATGTATCTGCCACATCACCTTCCCTCAATATAACTTCACCTCCGGCCAGCATCTCAGCTGTATCACCACCTTTGAATACAGCGTCACCTCCATCAAATGTATCTGTCATATCAACTTCGCTCAATATAACCTCACCTTCAgccaacatctcagctacaTCTCCACCTTTGAATACAGCATCGCCTCCATCCAATGTATCTGCCATATCACCTTCACTCAATATAACGTCACCTCCGGCCAACATCTCAGCTGTATCACCACCTTTGAATACAGCGTCACCTCCATCAAATGTATCTGTCACATCCCCTTTACTCAATATAACCTCACCTCCAGCCAACATCTCAGTTACATCACCATCTTTGCATACAATGTTGCCTCCATCAAATGTATCTGCCACATCACTTTCCCTCAATATAACTTCACCTCCGGCCAACATCTCAGCTATATCACCATCTTTGAACACAATGTCGCCTCCATCAAATGTATCTGCCACATCACCTTCCCTCAATACAACCTCGACTCCGgccaacatctcagctacaTCACCACCTTTGAATACAGCGTCACCACCATCAAATGTATCTGCCACATCACCTTCACTCAATATAACGTCACCTCCGGCCAACATCTCAGCTGTATCACCACCTTTGAATACAGCGTCACCTCCATCAAAAGTATCTGTCACATCACCTTTCCTCAATATAACCTCACCTCCGGCCAATATCTCAACAACAAATATTTCTCCCACATCACCTCTGCCGAGTGTaacttcctctcctgtctttgcGCCTTCAAGCCCCATGACATTCACTTCAGCATCCACCGCTGCaccaaccacaaccacaacagcagcccCACCAGTTCCAGAAGTCAAATTAGAGTTCAAACTGGAGCAACAATTTTCAGAGGACCTGAAGAATACATCCTCTCCAAAGTTCCAATTGTTGGCAAATCAAGTAACCACTGCA CTCAACAATgtctacaaaaacaaatatggatCCAGCTTCAATCGCACTGA
- the LOC124483868 gene encoding mucin-5AC-like: MWLVSTHSSLEADTSNHLRATFSETRVDRMEPVFILFLLAGLAGTSATNTTELPSNITMGFAVATAAPTTATPTNDPSTPVAAPTTAPTAPPTAQPTNAPTAAPTTASTAPPTAQPTTAPTTAPTAPPTAQPTTAPTAAPTADPSTTPVAAPTTAPTAPPTAQQTTATTDTPNTDQSTTPGFAVTTAAPTTTTPTNDPSTPVAAPTTAPTAPPTAQPTTAPTASPTAQPTTAPTAAPTADPSTNPVAAPTTAPTAPLTAQQTTAPTAPPTAQQTTAPTAQKPTATTDTPNTDPSTTPTAPPTAPPTTAPISVPTTALTAPPSTLPTAPPTTAATGSPTTATPTADPSTIPVAAPNTALTAPPTGQQTTALTAPPTTATTDAPKTSTPTNDPSTAPTIARTTATPNTDASTTPTAPSTALLTTLPTAPPTTTASTTAALTTATTEVMPEVKLEFKLDKIFTEDLMNTSSPQFLFLENEVTSGLDYIFQKTYGSRFKRTKVKSFRKGSVVVDSVLVFNNISSVPESTDVATTMVEAVSSNSSNFSLPVNTSSIVVTKTVATTAVPTTTPPAPPTLPPPSAATAATVAASTIDPTAAPTTTPSVVQTASPTVGPAVTPTAAPTAPPTATSTATPIAAQTATPTAAPTVTPTAAATVGPTAAPTAPQTAAPTATPTAAPTATPTAAPTATPTAAPTAAPTAAPTAAPTVAPTVGSTATPSIVPTASPTVPTVVTTSATTGSISTTASINPPSSSEGSLGLKFSLNQMFNLDLSNSSSAAYKNLAATVTSEINKICRKKFASFLRAIVQKFTSGSVVVDMTLVFKNKSSVPTANNVELTLSAAHADNSTSLNIVGGSISAQTNTTDTAFSASPPRHKNVSMAAIMLSLLLVVQMLATL; the protein is encoded by the exons ATGTGGTTAGTGAGCACCCACTCATCATTGGAGGCAGATACTTCAAATCATCTGAGGGCTACATTCTCTG AGACCAGAGTGGACAGGATGGAACCAGTCTTCATCCTTTTCCTGTTAGCAG GACTTGCAGGAACATCAGCAACAAATACCACAGAATTACCATCTAACATAACTATGG GTTTTGCTGTAGCAACAGCAGCACCAACCACTGCTACACCAACCAATGACCCATCTACTCCAGTAGCTGCACCAACCACTGCACCTACAGCGCCACCAACAGCTCAACCAACCAAtgcaccaacagctgcaccaacCACTGCATCAACAGCACCACCAACAGCTCAACCAACCACTGCACCAACCACTGCACCAACAGCCCCACCAACAGCTCAACCAACCACTGCACCAACAGCCGCACCAACCGCTGACCCATCCACTACTCCAGTCGCTGCACCAACCACTGCACCGACAGCCCCACCAACAGCTCAACAAACCACTGCAACAACAGATACTCCAAACACTGACCAATCCACTACTCCAGGTTTTGCTGTAACAACAGCAGCACCAACCACTACTACACCAACTAATGACCCATCTACTCCAGTAGCTGCACCAACCACTGCACCAACAGCACCACCAACAGCTCAACCAACCACTGCACCAACAGCATCACCAACAGCTCAACCAACCACTGCACCAACAGCCGCACCAACCGCTGACCCATCCACTAATCCAGTTGCTGCACCAACCACTGCACCAACAGCACCACTAACAGCTCAACAAACCACTGCACCGACAGCACCACCAACAGCTCAACAAACCACTGCACCAACAGCTCAAAAACCCACTGCAACAACAGATACTCCAAACACTGACCCATCCACTACTCCAACAGCACCACCAACAGCACCACCAACCACTGCTCCAATAAGTGTACCAACAACTGCACTAACAGCACCACCGTCCACTCTACCAACAGCACCACCAACCACTGCAGCGACAGGTTCACCAACAACCGCTACACCAACTGCTGACCCATCCACTATTCCAGTTGCTGCACCAAACACTGCACTAACAGCTCCACCAACAGGTCAACAGACCACCGCACTAACGGCACCACCAACCACTGCAACAACAGATGCACCAAAAACTTCTACACCAACCAATGACCCATCCACTGCTCCAACAATTGCAAGAACAACTGCTACACCAAACACTGACGCATCCACTACTCCAACAGCACCATCAACAGCATTACTAACCACTCTACCAACAGCACCACCAACCACAACAGCTTCAACCACTGCTGCACTAACCACTGCCACAACAGAAGTTATGCCAGAAGTGAAATTGGAGTTCAAACTTGACAAAATATTCACAGAAGACTTGATGAATACATCCTCCCCACAATTCCTATTTCTGGAAAATGAAGTAACTTCAGGG CTCGACTATATTTTTCAAAAAACGTATGGATCCAGGTTCAAACGCACCAAGGTTAAAAGCTTCAG GAAAGGATCAGTTGTGGTAGATTCTGTGCTGGTGTTTAACAACATCAGTTCAGTCCCTGAGTCCACTGATGTGGCTACCACTATGGTGGAGGCCGTGTCCAGCAACAGCTCCAACTTCTCCCTTCCAGTGAACACATCTTCAATTGTGGTGACAA AAACAGTAGCAACAACTGCTGTGCCAACCACTACTCCACCAGCTCCGCCAACACTACCACCACCCAGTGCTGCAACAGCTGCTACAGTAGCCGCTTCAACAATAGatccaacagcagctccaactaCAACTCCATCAGTAGTTCaaacagcatccccaacagtAGGACCAGCTGTTACTCCAACAGCAGCACCAACCGCTCCTCCAACAGCTACATCAACAGCAACACCAATAGCTGCACAAACAgcaacaccaacagctgcaccaacagtaacaccaacagctgcagcaACAGTAGGACCAACAGCAGCACCAACAGCTCCTCAAACAGCCGCACCAACAGCAacaccaacagctgctccaacagcaACACctacagctgctccaacagcaacaccaacagctgctccaacagctgcaccaacagcagctccaacagctgctccaacggTTGCACCAACAGTAGGATCAACAGCTACTCCATCAATAGTTCCAACAGCATCTCCAACCGTTCCTACTGTGGTAACAACTTCTGCTACCACAGGATCAATTAGTACCACTGCTTCAATAAACCCACCATCATCAAGTGAGGGCAGTTTGGGTCTTAAATTCAGTCTGAATCAGATGTTTAATTTAGATTTATCCAACTCATCGTCGGCAGCATACAAGAATCTTGCTGCCACTGTGACATCTGAG ATAAACAAAATATGCAGGAAGAAATTTGCTTCTTTTCTCCGTGCCATCGTCCAGAAATTCAC GAGTGGATCTGTAGTTGTTGATATGACTCTCGTGTTCAAGAACAAGTCTTCAGTTCCCACTGCAAACAACGTGGAATTGACTCTGAGTGCAGCGCATGCTGACAATTCAACTTCCCTAAACATTGTTGGTGGGAGTATCAGTGCTC AAACAAATACAACTGACACCGCTTTTTCAGCAAGTCCTCCCAGACACAAAAATGTATCAATGGCTGCCATAATGCTGAGTCTACTACTAGTGGTACAGATGTTGGCTACCCTATAG